The following DNA comes from Desulfurispora thermophila DSM 16022.
CCACTGTTCGCCAATATTCCGGCCGGCGGATCCGGTGGGCAGCAACCCGCCGGGCCATTTCTGGGTCTGTTACCACAGCTGTAGCTATGTATGTCACCAGACCACCGGCTTGGGCGGCCAGACGCTCGGCAAAAGCACTTTTACCGCTACGCGTCCCGCCCAGCACCAGTACAATTTGCTTGGATTGCATCCACTAAAGCCCCTTTTCATTGGTCATAATTTCCTCAGCCAGTCCCAGCGCCCTGCGCACCCGCAGCACCAGCTCGTCAATCAAATGGGGCAGGGGCTCGGACTTAATGCCCACCAGTTCCACATTGCCCCGCCCCAGGGGCAGCAGCACCTTTGGCGCCGGACTGGTGGCCAGAGCAGCGGCCATGGCCGGCGTCATCTCTCCCAACATGGAGTGCGGCACCAGAATGCTCACGGTGCCTGTAATCAAATCCACCCGGCTGGCGTTGAAGATGATGGCATTTTCCCCGGTGGCACCTTC
Coding sequences within:
- a CDS encoding DUF3842 family protein — protein: MRIAVVDGQGGGIGKHIVDKLRRQLPEECDILALGTNALATAAMLKAGANEGATGENAIIFNASRVDLITGTVSILVPHSMLGEMTPAMAAALATSPAPKVLLPLGRGNVELVGIKSEPLPHLIDELVLRVRRALGLAEEIMTNEKGL